Proteins encoded in a region of the candidate division TA06 bacterium B3_TA06 genome:
- the xth gene encoding exodeoxyribonuclease III, which yields MVKLTLLSWNVNGIRAAHRKGFLEWLKQAQPDFLGIQETKAQPEQLTNDLLEIPGYHVYYSSAERKGYAGTAAFCKQEPLKVEYGLGEERFDNEGRLIILHFPEFVLFNVYIPNGGAGNYRVPYKLAYSDKMLELAEGFRKEERGVILCGDFNTAHAEIDLARPKPNRKNTGFLPEECAWLDKFTEHGYIDTFRHFYPDRREAYTWWDQRFKARERNVGWRIDYFFITPDLADNLKSAFILSDVMGSDHCPVGIELEF from the coding sequence ATGGTAAAGCTGACACTTCTTTCGTGGAACGTAAACGGGATAAGGGCCGCGCACCGCAAGGGATTCCTTGAATGGCTCAAGCAGGCACAGCCGGATTTCCTCGGCATTCAGGAGACCAAAGCCCAGCCAGAACAGCTCACCAACGATCTCTTGGAGATCCCAGGTTACCACGTCTATTACTCAAGCGCAGAGCGCAAGGGATATGCGGGCACCGCAGCGTTCTGTAAACAAGAACCCCTCAAGGTGGAGTACGGATTAGGCGAGGAGCGGTTCGACAACGAGGGCAGGCTCATCATCCTTCACTTTCCGGAGTTCGTGCTTTTTAACGTGTACATACCAAACGGCGGTGCGGGAAACTACCGCGTCCCCTACAAACTTGCCTACTCGGACAAGATGCTCGAGCTTGCCGAGGGATTCAGAAAAGAGGAGAGGGGTGTAATCCTCTGCGGCGACTTCAACACCGCGCACGCCGAGATCGACCTTGCCCGGCCCAAGCCGAATCGGAAGAACACCGGGTTCTTGCCAGAGGAATGCGCCTGGCTGGATAAGTTCACCGAACACGGATACATAGACACCTTCCGCCACTTCTATCCTGACCGCAGGGAGGCCTACACCTGGTGGGATCAACGCTTCAAGGCGCGTGAGCGCAACGTTGGCTGGCGCATAGACTACTTCTTTATTACGCCTGACCTCGCGGATAACCTCAAATCCGCCTTCATCCTATCCGATGTGATGGGCTCAGATCACTGCCCGGTTGGGATAGAGCTTGAGTTTTAA